cttgctcATCTCAGCTAGCATTTCACTGATTTTTTCAATCAGAGGGTGTGCTCTATCTCCCATTTTAAAATCGTGAACTAAACCATTTACTTCGATTGAGCTCATTCCCGGTTCCTTTTTTATTCCTGTATCCTTCACAGCTTTTCTCATGCCTGCAACATCATTCCATCTGTTTGCTGCAGCATATATGTTTGACATGAGAACTTTGTAACCACAATTTTGAGGTTCCAATGCAAGAAGCTCTCTCGCTGCTAATTCCCCCATGTTAGAATTTTTATGAATCTTGCAAGCAGCAAGCATAGCACCCCATATTGCAATATTAGGTGTCACGGGCATGCTTTCAATCATCTTATAGGCCTCATCAAGCAGTCCAGCTCGACCAAGAAGATCAACCATACACCCATAATGCTCAACCTTTGGAACCAAGCCAAAGTCATGGATCATTTTCTCAAAAAGTCCTTTTCCTTCCACCACCAAACCAGCGTGACTGCAAGCATGCAGGGCTCCTATAAATGTGATGTCATTGGGTTTTACACCCAGTGTCTCCATCTCTGTGAATAGTTTCAAAGCTTTCTCACCATATCCATGCATCCCGTATCCAGCCATCATTACATTCCATGTGCAGATGTCTCGATCTATGGCTTCGCTGAACAGCCTCTGAGCCCCACTAATATCCCCACACTTGGCATACATGTCTATTAAAGCAGTTTTCAGTATCACATCTACTTCAACACCTTGCTTGTCTATGTAAGCATGAAACCACTTGCCCATGTCAAGGGCTCCATTTACTGCACATAACGAAAGCAGGCTTACCATTGTCAATTCATTTGGCCTCACTCCGTTATCCCTCATCTGGACAAATAGTTGAAAAGCATAGTCTATACAATTAGCTTGCGCATAAGCCGATATCATAGCTGTCCAAGTCATAACATCTTTGTTCTTCATGCTATCAAATATAGCTCTTGCACTTCTTATCTCACCACATTTTCCATACATGTCAACCAAAGCAGTGGCTAAAGCCAAAGACATTCCAAACCCATTTCTTAAAATGTAGGCATGTAGCCGCTTGCCCAATTGTACAGCCCCTACAAATCCACATGAAATAATCAAACTCAACATGGTGATATCATTAGGAAACACATTTTCTTCAATCATTCTAACGAATAATCTTTCACCCTCTTCCAAATCATTGCACCTAATGTAGCCAGCAATCATGGCAGTCCATGAAACAATGCTTCTTTGactaaaaccataaaaaagtgTTACTGCAGCATCTAAATTTCCACACTTTGCGTACATATCAATCAAACAAGTAGTCAAAGGCACAACCATTTTCTCACTATTGCTATTCCTTATAACATAACCATGCATTGCTTTCCCCATTTCACCATTCTCAAGGTCAGAAAATAGATTAACCATGCTAATCATAGCAACCTCACTAGGCTTAACATTCGAAAAATGCATATTTTCAATAAGTTTCAACCCTTCTATGAACAATTTGTTTCTACTATAAGCTCTAATCATCGTACTCCACGAAACAACATCTCTCTCACTCATTTTATCAAACAGCAATCGGGCCGATACTAAACTACCACATTCCGAGTACATTTGCATCAATGCATTGACTACAAAAACATCACTAACCAATCCATTCTTAACAGAAAAACCATGAATTTCTTTCCCCATCCGGGCTACTGAGATTTGGCTGCAAGCTTTAAGAACTGATGGTATAATGAAACTGTCAACTTCTATGTCAAGTTTTCTCATGTAAGTATAGGTGTTCAGTGCATATCTTGGCttgttgtttttaatgtatGATGTTATAAGGAGATTGTACCGGGCTTCATGGCTTACGTGTGATTCGAAGGGGCTAAAAGAAACTTGTTGGGCGTGATTGAAGTGGGTTCTGATTATGTGGGCATGGAGCTGCTGGGTTTGGTCAAGACAGAGATGGTTATTAGGAGTGAACGACGGATgcttttggtgtttgttttgatgTTGGGGTGATGGGTTTTGTGGGGTTTTGGTGAAGGTGGAAGGTGGAGGAATGGGTTGTTTGAGTTTTTGAAATGTGAGAGGGAGGAGGAGGGAAGTAGGCTTGGACACCAGCGGCATTTCCATGATTTAGCCCGTTTTCTGTTGGCCATCCTTGTGAAGTTGTCATGTAAGGTGGTCACCttgcatgttttttcttttcagccACACAAATATCATCCATCAACCCCTCTTTTCACCAAaccctaacattttttttaaaaaaaaaacataaagagctATGGAGTGTGAGTAGTCTAGCCCTACCATTCCCTctcttctctaatttttttttttttacatataattctatgatttttagaaaaatactcTCAAACCTACACGGCCAATCAAGTGACCTTTTCTCAGACAATGAAGCTCGCCTTTTCGTTTCACATGTCGAGAATCTTTAATCTAAGAAATCTTAAGGCAAACATTTGAATTGGACATTGGAAACTTTATCCTTTGATTTTGAGGAAACCCAGGAATATGTTCTTATATATtcctttgatttataaaaatatattattaataaaatatgtaatATATAAGAGTATATGGATAGGtttccttttgatttattagaaTGAAGAGGAAGggatttttatattgaattaagCATTcctaatattttcttcttcaccTTGTTTTCGTTGCGAGCACCTCTGGTTCCTGTCCTCGAGTTCTGCAAGAAcagtttcttttgattttattctaTAATGAAGCATAGAATATTCAACATTCGTAAAGGCTTTCTTGCATCATCGGCAACATAGAAACAACAACTGCTTTGGAGTATTgctccttgttttatttttgttttgtttcttgcttCTAACTCAAAAGGGAGCAACCAATTCTCTAACCCTTGACCACATGACCCAACTGCAGTCGACCTTAATTTGCTTGTTGCTTGTAAAAAGCACTCTATCACCTCTGCACCAGAAGGgctttattttcttgcaattcGCATTAAAACTACTAACTCAAATCAAGAAGAAGCCTCGTAGTCTGAAGTTCTGGTTTCTGATGCTTAAGTTGCTCACAAAATCCCTTTGTTTGTCCAGCTATGCATGCTAACCTTAGGTTGATATCAGTCGCTAGCACTGAAGTTAATGGtctccatttattttataagtcgAAAAATATAGAACAAAATCGACAAATGAATCATCAGCCAGACGTAGTACTAGCTAGGCGATGTTCTCGAATAGCTGACAATTTTCCAGCAAGCCTGCACACACCAACGCGGAGGCAGTGATTAATTAGGCAAATGATAATTAGAGAGCTTGTTGTAATCCTGATTAAGCAGCTGATAGAACTataattacacaaaaaatattacctTGCTCTTACTTTTGGTGTATTCCTTTCCAAGAGATCATGGCAAGCCTTTCAAAcacaattaagaaaagaaaggctACGATCACACATAATAAGCAAGAAGCTCATAAAATACACAAACGTTGTATGCATGCATGTTTGTGTAGCAACCTGCCATCAAATATCAGACTACAGTAATGACAACCGCATGGACGTATTAAACCTGAAAAAGTGTGGGactgagtgtgtgtgtgtgtgtgtgtgtgtgtgtgtgtgagagagagagagagagagagagagagagagagagagagagagagagcattaaAAACCCTGCCAAGTAAGACCAGATGCATAGCAATGACAACATTAAACGTTTGATCCTACGCATACAAACTATTAGAAAGGAAGCATGCGTAGATGATAAGGCTGAAACTTTCTAATTGCAgtgttattttgatttgcagTTGCTCCCAACACATTCAGTAAAAAGCAGGGATTTgagaaggtaaaaaataaaggatatttCAGCAAATAAACAGTGAGGGGTGTAGTACAGAAAACTCCTTGGTCCATTTCAAGAAGATAACTAACACATTACACTACATACGAGGATAAACTCGTGGAACTGTGAACTGAAAAAGATTGAAATCCTTCCTGACATGGCATgtcaaaaaactaaataaagttGCTTACCTGTCATTTGTCCTCCAAATCTGCCTCTTACAGTACCCTGTATAATCGAACTAAAGATCAGAATGATTGCATGGTGTGCATCAGAGATATTGATTGCCACTCTACGACAAAAACAGAGCTAGCACAAAGACCCTAAGCTGAAAACTTGAACCATATTTCAGTTGCCAGAACTTTGTATCACAAAAAATTGAACTTTGTCAACTAAATAGATCCTTTAGAGCTTTAGAATGTCCAACAAGAGCATCTTAAACTATACTCGTAATTGAAAAGTACGCACACAAGAgcacaactttttttcttcttctcccatctcttcttttttcttttaataggcAAAGCTCAAGAACGATGAAAACAGATAAACTGGCTCTCCTCGGCTGCAAATGTATGAATTGCAAAGCTATGGGACatttaggaaataaaaaattgttttacatCCATACAGATGCTTTACTAGATATAAGCTGTTGTTGTATAACCTTTAATGGTCCAGCCAAATCTTTAAAGAAGCCCCTGAATAAGACGTAATATACCTTCTGATTTCTCAACCCTCTCAGGTTCGCCATCTTGGCCAAAATTATGAAAGCAGATGGAAGGTATTATCAAAATGGCATCGCAGAGCACAAACTTTCTAAGAATGACTTGAATGAATTCTCTGAATTATGCTACTCATGACATGCATTCCTGATACTGAGAAAAGCATGTAAAGTTGCATTGTTATGCAATCTTCTACTTCATATCACTTCTTTTTGAAAACTAAGACAAGCTAGCAAGGGGAATAACAGATAACACACTGTTAAGGGTCAAGAAGGCTTTCATCATATGTTGGCCACTCTAACACATCATTTTACGATGGAATATGGACGTTCAAGATGTGGAAATCTAAAAGGAGAATGATTAATGGaatcttaaattattatgtatcataaattacaaataatacaaaaattacGTTGCCTCCTAACAAATAACACAGCAGAGTATTAAGGCAGCTTGCTAGTTTTGATAATAGAAAGGATTGCAGTAACCTGATACAGGGCATTGATGCCCATATCAATCCCAAGTTCAAGTCTTAAGCATTACTAGCATCATACAACACTGTGTATTAATCTCCATGTAATCAAGAGTAAAATAGAGTTGCTAACTCACTATGATTTCACTCCCAGTCCTCATCACTCAATTGATCATCGGTCTCGTACCTTGGTGGCCTAACCACCAACAACACAGTCCCTAAACATTCCACCACATTCCTTTCCTTCAACGCCGAACCCCTTTCAACCTTGAAATCACCACCGGCGCCGTCAAGAGTAACCAAATAAAACCCGTCATCTGCTTTCACTTCCTTGCTCCCCCTATCAGCAACCACCAAAATAGACTCCTCTTTATACCACCTATTTGCCTTCCATGGTAATACCCTTGCATCTGGAAAAGCCACCGCCACTCCCCCTCTACCCAACCCAAGTACCGGTTCCCACCCTGGCAACACCACCCACCTTTCCCACGCTTTCTCTGCCACCACCACACCAAACTCACCCTGGCCCTTACACTCCCACGGTGCTTCCACAATTTTTCTTTCCCCGTCCTCTGATCTACAAACCGGTAAAACCACAACACTAGTCGCCTCCGCAACCTCACCAATCTTCAACCTAACAACCGGAACCCGAACCCCATCTGCTGTTTCTCCTTCTGccctctctttcctttctccCCCTCCTTCTAACTCCTTCAAAATCGCACTTTTCGCTTTTTCAGACTCTGCAACCTCTAATGCCATCTGTAGAGCATTAGTCCGCGACTCTGACGGATTCTTATGCTCTCTAGACTGCCTGTAGTACATAAACGACAGGCAGTCTCCTGGGAGAACGTAATCAAAGCTCTCCCAGAACTTATCCCCGCGCCTACGAGGAAAATCCTTCATGGCGCGGGCCAAATCTTGAGCACCCTTAGTGTCCATCTTATTAACGACGATAAAGCGGGCAGCTGCAGACCGCTGCGTGGCACTAAGGAGACGAATTTCATACAATAACTCCGCACCACCAAGGTCAAATGAAGCAACAATTTCTGGGTCAGTGTTAGACTGAACTAAAGAATCCCTCACTTGAGCTCCAACAACTAAACGGTTTTGCTCAACCCCAGAAATACCAGTGGCTTCTTCTATTGATGGTGGAGTAAAACCTTCTTGGAATAAAGAAGGGATTAAAGGGGCATACTCGTACCAAAGGCCAAGACGATTAGAGAGGATTTCGAGACGAGAAGGGGCATCAAGAGACTTGTATTGAGAAGGGATAGGAGAAGGTGGAGGTCTAAAGGGTTGGTAGAGTTGTTGATAAGGAGGTGGAGAAGAGGGGATACGAGTGGCTGAAACTGATAGCGTTTTGGTGGGTTTAAAAGGGGTTTTTGATAAATGAAGGATAAAGAGAGGTTGTTGGCTAAGGAAAGGAGAGGAAAAGGGTTTGTTGTTAGAGCTTGAAAGAAAGAGAGGCTTATGGGTGTTTAGAGTTGGAGAAAGCATAGTGACTGAGTGACTGAGTGAGAGAAGTGATGGGCGTTTGTGGAAGATGGGAAAGGGTGCCTTATCTtgaagagagggagggagggagggagggagaaggaacagttttgttttgttgtgcTCTGTGGGTTGGTTGGGCCTTGTAAGCGGGAAGCTAATAGGATTGAAATTCGGAGTTGGTCTTGTTGAAATTTATTGGAGTAGGAATGGGCCTTATTGCAAAGAGAACTatttataaatgattttgagctccattattttacatttcaaaaatattttaaaacaaattaaaattttattttatttttttaaaattaattttttttattttttaatatgataatatcaaaaataaattttaaaatataaaaaaatattatttcaatacatttttaaataaaaaacacttttaatatatatatatatatatatatatatatatatatattctctaaaaaagtatattttcaatatttttaagaaacaacTCTTTTAGAGTTTcctcaataaattaatatttaatttttgataaatataaattagttttatttattctttttaacaaGACAGTTCATAATGATGttaattcattgaataaaatcttCTATAAACTTATcacaaaaaagtttattttcattcaaaatacaTGTCTTTTTGAAACAACTCTTTTAGGATTTCCTCAATAaacatgtgtttaatttttaatagatAGGAATTAGTTtcaatatatatcatttttaataagacactttttaatttattgaatagaatcttaaacaaattatttattaaaataatatattttaaatcaaaatacatgtttttttttaaataaattttttatttcttttgaaaaaatagatgtttaatttttaataaatatgaattagttttatttatatttctaataataaatatcattatattaatgttttaatttattaaatagagacttctataactttttttttaaaatgtaattctTTCAACTAAaatacacatttttttaaacaaaccttttatatttctctaaaaaacaaaagtgtttaatttttaataaataaatattatttttatttatcctttttaataagaaatatcatttcattaatgatctcaatttattattgaatatactATCTTATAACTTATCCACAAACTTATATAATAtgtaatattaacaaataactAAAACATAATGAGAATTTATTGTAGCTCCTCTTATATTTTACTGTTCACTGCTATAGTGTAATGACTATTTTTCTATTcccataaaaaattacataccTTTGGACCAGGgtcattttggtattttttttacaaggtgCATTAGTTATTACTAATTTGTTTGGGAGTATTTGTGTCTATTCAATGTTTTGtgaacaataaaataaccaaaatacccTTAAAGGTAAAAAACTTAGTGGTTTAGGGGTAGGggtatttaaatattttttattttttatacacaatAGAATTACGCATGTGCCCTTAGATGCAAGATATTTAGTTCATTTTGTAGTCATGGGTATTTGGATCTTTTAACCTaggttttgttgttaattataaGTTTGGTTGAGTGTGGTAACATAATTCCCCTAAAAGTTGTTGGCGTGTTGGAACAGCCGCACACTTTGTGTGACGCTTGCGGTGGTTTTCGACGGTCAAAAAATATCTTCCGCTGTCTTAGTCGATTCCTCTTCATCTCCTCTTCCATTATAGGCGACACGTGTACTCCTAATGTGACCGGTGTATCGCCgatgactattttttttcttccttaattTCTCTCTCATACCCAAGTAAATACATTATAGTCctcattgcttttatttttttcaaattcagaccttttagttttgattgttgtttttttagttattttttgttgttgaagttttatttcttttcaatttaacttttggtttttaatttgtatatataagatattttgATTCGGTCcttctacttttaatttcttattgttttcctttgtctttttatcaaagtttttatatttttcaattttatccttcaaatcaggcttatgatttttgttttttcaatgataataatgatttcaatttggtccttttttttttatttcttattgtttttcttgggCCTTTTGTCtaagttttatagttttaaattttatccttcaaatcaaatttatgatttttatttttttcaacaacaacaataatagtaataataatatttgaaataatggTCAcggtaataataatgatgatgatgataatgatactaataataatgatgatgatgatgataatgatattgataataattataaaaattgaaatgaaaataataatattattaatgataacaataacaacaataattaaatcagtaatgataataatgatgatgatgatggtaatgatattattaatgatagtagtgataataataatagtaataagaataacaacaataacaaaattagtggtgataataatagtagtaattgTTGTAGTGGTTGTGATGGTAACAATATTTTTGGTACTACTacccatagttttgaaacccggcctgACCTGACGGGTCGACCTGGGACGCGGCCAACCAGGGGCTGGAACCGAgccaggttgaagaaaaaatagaggaaggaaAAACTCGGTGTGACtcggcaagacccggtcaaaacccggttgcaatccgttgacttttttttttactaaaacaacatcgttttgatttaaaaaaaaagaattgactcgggcgacccggtgacccggtgacccggtcaaaacccggaacccaggccttggaccgggccgaGTTTGAAAACTATGCTACTaccattaataataatgatgatgatgatgattataaaattaaaatgaaaatactaACATTATTGATGACataatgatgatggtgatgattataaaaattaaaatgaaaatacaaatattagtGATAACATAATGAAAATACTAATATTATTGATGACATAATGATGAtggtaataattataaaaattaaaatgaaagtataaatattattgatgacataatgatgatgattataaaatttaaaatgaaaatactaatattattgataacataatgataatgatgatgattataaaaattaaaatgaaaatacaattattattgatgatgacaacaacaacaaaaacaaaattagaaaattagtggtgataataataatagtaattgttGTGATAGTTGTGGTGATAACAATATTGTTGTTGCTACTACtactacaaaaataataataataataataataataataatgatttttaattttaattttaattttttaatagtttttttttataaaaaaatttgtataattagaattttttttcttaattgtatattttaatatttatttttttaagaatttaattttttaatttttttaattgagtgttttaactctttataaataactataattcattaaaaaggGCCATTCTAGTCTAGCAAACCGACACcacaaaatccaaaaagaagTAGCAAATTCATTATCAAATGAGGCGACTCCATGCAAAGACCGGTGAGGAGAAAACTAGCCAGTTCATGGTCTTATTTGGCGGCCAAAAGCTTCTAGATACCCGTAGTAAGGACATCACTGAATACAAATGGCAATATATACAAGTGTGTGTTTAGTATCGCTATTAAATCCCACTCAGTTATCATAATCTTCTGTCGTTATCATAAACAGGTCTCTTCTCCTTGGAAATTAACCAACAACGATTACATTAGATACATGGAAAGCTCCGAAACGCAATTAGATTTGGTGCAAAACGGATCAGGCTATgacatagaaaaagaaatcaaggcCTTTGATGAATCAAAGGCTGGTGTTAAGGGTCTTGTAGATTCTGGGATAGTAAAAATACCACCCTTCTTTGTTGTTCCAGAAAAAGTAGTCTCTTCTCAACCGACTCCTGCCCATCTTCAGATTCCTGTCATAGACCTCGAAGACATCCGTGATGATCCTGTTCGACACGAAAAGGTCATCAAGGAAATACGAAGTGCTTTAGAGATATGGGGTTTCTTCCAGGTTGTGAACCATGGTGTATCAAAGGATATTACGGAGGGAATGATTGAAGGAGTGAAGGGATTTCATGAGGAAAAGAATGAAGTCAAAAGGGAATATTATACGAGGGATGTGAAGAAGAAGGTGACTTACACTAGCAATACTCTTATTCATAAGACAAAAGCAGCGGATTGGAAGGATACCTTGTATTTTCGAATGGCTCCTGATTCTCCACGTCCTGAAGAACTTCCAGTTGTCTGCAGgtaacatttcttttttttttaatttaaggtgGAGTCAGTAATCAGATACCCTGCTATGAAGTTTTAGAGTAACACTCTTATTCATAATTAGTAGTTAGTAGAATACTTAATACTTTTTGACACAAGTGATTCATTGCGATGTAACGTTCTGAACCTTCCAAACAAATCAAAGGAGAGAAGACGGGCATTTCTTTTGCAGAAATCTCTTGGAAAAATCAAGTTCTTACTCCTTTCACCAAGAACTCCTGAAACAtcatacttgcatttaaagAAACTGCTGCATCATAAGCAACTCCAACTGAATGGTTGAAAGGGAGAGCCTATAAGATGCCAATTATCccaccaaaagaaaaaattgatcaaactcCAAGTTAATTCGTAGTATATCCTTTGTAGGCTCTGTGATTGCTATAAAATGCATGAATTCTGATAAAAGTAACATATAAgagcattttgt
This window of the Populus trichocarpa isolate Nisqually-1 chromosome 13, P.trichocarpa_v4.1, whole genome shotgun sequence genome carries:
- the LOC18104083 gene encoding pentatricopeptide repeat-containing protein At2g33760 isoform X1; translation: MEMPLVSKPTSLLLPLTFQKLKQPIPPPSTFTKTPQNPSPQHQNKHQKHPSFTPNNHLCLDQTQQLHAHIIRTHFNHAQQVSFSPFESHVSHEARYNLLITSYIKNNKPRYALNTYTYMRKLDIEVDSFIIPSVLKACSQISVARMGKEIHGFSVKNGLVSDVFVVNALMQMYSECGSLVSARLLFDKMSERDVVSWSTMIRAYSRNKLFIEGLKLIENMHFSNVKPSEVAMISMVNLFSDLENGEMGKAMHGYVIRNSNSEKMVVPLTTCLIDMYAKCGNLDAAVTLFYGFSQRSIVSWTAMIAGYIRCNDLEEGERLFVRMIEENVFPNDITMLSLIISCGFVGAVQLGKRLHAYILRNGFGMSLALATALVDMYGKCGEIRSARAIFDSMKNKDVMTWTAMISAYAQANCIDYAFQLFVQMRDNGVRPNELTMVSLLSLCAVNGALDMGKWFHAYIDKQGVEVDVILKTALIDMYAKCGDISGAQRLFSEAIDRDICTWNVMMAGYGMHGYGEKALKLFTEMETLGVKPNDITFIGALHACSHAGLVVEGKGLFEKMIHDFGLVPKVEHYGCMVDLLGRAGLLDEAYKMIESMPVTPNIAIWGAMLAACKIHKNSNMGELAARELLALEPQNCGYKVLMSNIYAAANRWNDVAGMRKAVKDTGIKKEPGMSSIEVNGLVHDFKMGDRAHPLIEKISEMLAEMSKKLKEAGYLPDTSVVLHNIDEEEKETALNYHSEKLAMAFGLISTAPGTPIRVVKNLRICDDCHTVTKLLSKIYKRVIIVRDRNRFHHFREGSCSCGGYW
- the LOC18104083 gene encoding pentatricopeptide repeat-containing protein At1g08070, chloroplastic isoform X2, with translation MLHYRIKSKETVLAELEDRNQRCSQRKQGAVQLGKRLHAYILRNGFGMSLALATALVDMYGKCGEIRSARAIFDSMKNKDVMTWTAMISAYAQANCIDYAFQLFVQMRDNGVRPNELTMVSLLSLCAVNGALDMGKWFHAYIDKQGVEVDVILKTALIDMYAKCGDISGAQRLFSEAIDRDICTWNVMMAGYGMHGYGEKALKLFTEMETLGVKPNDITFIGALHACSHAGLVVEGKGLFEKMIHDFGLVPKVEHYGCMVDLLGRAGLLDEAYKMIESMPVTPNIAIWGAMLAACKIHKNSNMGELAARELLALEPQNCGYKVLMSNIYAAANRWNDVAGMRKAVKDTGIKKEPGMSSIEVNGLVHDFKMGDRAHPLIEKISEMLAEMSKKLKEAGYLPDTSVVLHNIDEEEKETALNYHSEKLAMAFGLISTAPGTPIRVVKNLRICDDCHTVTKLLSKIYKRVIIVRDRNRFHHFREGSCSCGGYW
- the LOC7474619 gene encoding rubisco accumulation factor 1.1, chloroplastic, translating into MLSPTLNTHKPLFLSSSNNKPFSSPFLSQQPLFILHLSKTPFKPTKTLSVSATRIPSSPPPYQQLYQPFRPPPSPIPSQYKSLDAPSRLEILSNRLGLWYEYAPLIPSLFQEGFTPPSIEEATGISGVEQNRLVVGAQVRDSLVQSNTDPEIVASFDLGGAELLYEIRLLSATQRSAAARFIVVNKMDTKGAQDLARAMKDFPRRRGDKFWESFDYVLPGDCLSFMYYRQSREHKNPSESRTNALQMALEVAESEKAKSAILKELEGGGERKERAEGETADGVRVPVVRLKIGEVAEATSVVVLPVCRSEDGERKIVEAPWECKGQGEFGVVVAEKAWERWVVLPGWEPVLGLGRGGVAVAFPDARVLPWKANRWYKEESILVVADRGSKEVKADDGFYLVTLDGAGGDFKVERGSALKERNVVECLGTVLLVVRPPRYETDDQLSDEDWE